One window from the genome of Nicotiana sylvestris chromosome 9, ASM39365v2, whole genome shotgun sequence encodes:
- the LOC138876820 gene encoding uncharacterized protein: protein MGSNFQGVELGRYFPGPSTTDESRPIRDFDSGHRLSYGSSSHAQASCDAATDDYIQDPDTIMPSTGPDSTTDTCHPVPHPAIRRRLDDDDPDSVLGRQGMRLRPTATLRHTGCGTH, encoded by the exons ATGGGCTCGAATTTTCAAGGAGTGGAGTTGGGTAGATATTTCCCTGGCCCGTCTACCACTGATGAGTCTCGACCGATCCGAGATTTTGATAGTGggcaccgactgagttatggcagctcatcacatgcgcag gcttcatgcgatgctgcgacagatgactacattcaggatccagacacgattatg ccttctactggacctgacagcaccaccgatacatgtcatcctgtgccgcatccggccataaggagacgacttgatgatgatgatcctgatagcgtactcgggcggcaggggatgcgcctcaggccaacggctactttgagacacaccggatgcgggacacattga
- the LOC138877810 gene encoding protein FAR1-RELATED SEQUENCE 5-like: MSGKIPKTIYTDQDVAMSKAISFVMPEVHHMLCVWHMEQNTVKHLNQVYKRYASFRGDFRKCIYEYEDEGEFINDWTTMLDEYNLHENEWLQGIYALREKLIAAYRKQTFSGGMNSPQLSESLNSELKDYLQSDYNLVQFFKHYDRAIEDKRYNELQDTCDASQ; encoded by the coding sequence ATGtctggaaaaataccaaaaactaTTTATACAGATCAAGATGTTGCTATGAGTAAAGCCATCTCATTCGTCATGCCTGAAGTTCATCATATGTTGTGTGTTTGGCACATGGAACAAAATACTGTAAAACACCTCAATCAAGTTTATAAAAGGTACGCTTCTTTCCGTGGTGATTTTAGAAAATGTATTTACGAGTATGAGGATGAAGGAGAATTTATAAATGATTGGACTACTATGCTTGATGAATATAATCTTCATGAAAATGAATGGTTGCAAGGAATATATGCTTTGAGAGAAAAATTAATTGCAGCATATAGAAAGCAAACCTTTTCGGGTGGCATGAATAGCCCACAATTAAGTGAGAGTTTGAATAGTGAATTAAAGGATTATTTGCAGTCTGATTATAATTTGGTACAGTTTTTTAAGCATTATGATAGAGCAATTGAGGACAAAAGATATAATGAGCTGCAAGATACATGTGATGCATCACAATAG